The Luteimonas galliterrae genome contains a region encoding:
- a CDS encoding citrate synthase has product MSDLDQVTLNAGDKSVALPVIKPTLGNDCIDIAKVPKETGCFTYDPGFTATAACKSAITYIDGDAGVLLYRGYPIEQLAKQSSFLEVAYLLMNGELPNKAQFDAFDHEVAHHTMMHEAFKNFLGGFRHDAHPMAMLVGMIGSMASFYHNTLDLEDPVQRRLAAIRLIAKVPTIAAACHRYSIGWPVRFPRNNLEYVDRFLHMMFEVPSEPLELPPVAAKALDLLFILHADHEQNASTSTVRLVGSTGANPYACVAAGVAALWGPAHGGANEAVLKMLAEIGEVKNVQSAVDKAKNKESGFRLMGFGHRVYKNFDPRAKIIREMTYQVLDELGVDDPLLDVAIKLEEAALKDDYFVQRKLYPNVDFYSGLIYKALKIPTEMFTVMFAIARTAGWVAHWLEQQEDPDAKIGRPRQIYTGYDKREYVGVDKR; this is encoded by the coding sequence GTGTCCGACCTGGATCAAGTCACGTTGAACGCCGGCGATAAGTCGGTCGCCCTGCCGGTGATCAAACCGACGCTGGGCAACGACTGCATCGATATCGCCAAGGTGCCGAAGGAAACCGGCTGCTTCACCTACGACCCCGGCTTCACCGCCACCGCCGCCTGCAAGTCGGCCATCACCTACATCGACGGCGACGCCGGCGTGCTGCTGTACCGCGGGTACCCGATCGAACAGCTCGCCAAGCAGTCGAGCTTCCTCGAAGTGGCCTATCTGCTGATGAACGGCGAGCTGCCCAACAAGGCGCAGTTCGACGCCTTCGACCACGAGGTCGCGCATCACACGATGATGCACGAGGCGTTCAAGAACTTCCTCGGCGGCTTCCGCCACGACGCGCATCCGATGGCGATGCTGGTCGGGATGATCGGCTCGATGGCCAGCTTCTACCACAACACGCTCGACCTGGAAGATCCGGTGCAGCGTCGCCTGGCTGCGATCCGCCTGATCGCCAAGGTGCCGACGATCGCCGCCGCCTGCCATCGCTATTCGATCGGCTGGCCGGTGCGCTTCCCGCGCAACAACCTGGAATACGTCGACCGCTTCCTGCACATGATGTTCGAAGTGCCGAGCGAGCCGTTGGAGTTGCCTCCGGTCGCCGCCAAGGCACTGGACCTACTTTTCATCCTGCACGCAGACCACGAGCAGAACGCCTCGACGTCCACGGTGCGCCTGGTCGGTTCCACCGGCGCCAATCCTTACGCCTGCGTCGCCGCCGGCGTAGCTGCGTTGTGGGGTCCGGCGCACGGCGGCGCCAACGAGGCCGTGCTGAAGATGCTGGCCGAGATCGGCGAGGTGAAGAACGTCCAGTCGGCGGTCGACAAGGCCAAGAACAAGGAATCGGGCTTCCGCCTGATGGGCTTCGGCCACCGCGTCTACAAGAACTTCGATCCGCGCGCCAAGATCATCCGCGAGATGACCTACCAGGTGCTCGACGAGCTGGGCGTCGACGATCCGCTGCTGGACGTGGCGATCAAGCTGGAAGAGGCCGCGCTGAAGGACGACTACTTCGTGCAGCGCAAGCTCTATCCCAACGTCGATTTCTACAGCGGCCTCATCTACAAGGCGCTGAAGATCCCGACCGAGATGTTCACCGTCATGTTCGCCATCGCCCGCACCGCCGGCTGGGTGGCGCACTGGCTGGAGCAGCAGGAAGATCCGGACGCCAAGATCGGCCGCCCGCGCCAGATCTACACCGGCTACGACAAGCGGGAATACGTCGGCGTCGACAAGCGCTGA
- a CDS encoding nucleoside hydrolase has product MTDKIPLLIDTDPGVDDALALLMAFNDRNHDIVGLTVAAGNVGLQHTVRNALKLCEVAGRGDVPVFAGASAPLLHPSPDAGYVHGRDGFGDVGYEAARRHAEAEHAALAILRLSREHAGRLLLVALGPLTNLALALKLDPTLPQRIGRLVVMGGAVSAHGNITPTAEFNVYFDPEAAHIVFEAFPRFDLVDWEAVLVHGLLHREVDGWLSADSPRARFYDQISRQTRAWSAERRGERWHSADALAMAQALHPEGAVQVLERPVAVELDGRLTRGTTVVDWLAHTGQPDNAAILMAYDEKRFQALIREALAAR; this is encoded by the coding sequence ATGACCGACAAAATCCCCCTGCTGATCGACACCGACCCCGGCGTCGACGACGCGCTCGCCCTGCTGATGGCGTTCAACGACCGCAACCACGACATCGTCGGTCTGACCGTCGCCGCGGGCAACGTCGGCCTGCAGCACACCGTACGCAATGCGCTGAAACTGTGCGAAGTGGCCGGACGCGGTGATGTCCCGGTCTTCGCCGGCGCGTCGGCGCCGCTGCTGCACCCGTCCCCGGATGCGGGCTACGTGCACGGCCGCGACGGCTTCGGCGATGTCGGCTACGAAGCGGCCCGGCGCCATGCCGAGGCCGAGCACGCCGCGTTGGCGATCCTGCGGCTGTCGCGCGAGCACGCCGGCCGCCTGCTGCTGGTGGCGCTGGGACCGCTGACCAACTTGGCGCTGGCGCTCAAGCTGGATCCGACTTTGCCGCAGAGGATCGGCCGGCTGGTGGTCATGGGCGGCGCGGTCAGCGCCCATGGCAACATCACGCCGACCGCCGAATTCAACGTCTATTTCGATCCGGAGGCCGCGCATATCGTGTTCGAAGCCTTCCCGCGCTTCGACCTGGTCGACTGGGAGGCGGTGCTGGTGCATGGCCTGCTCCATCGCGAAGTCGACGGCTGGCTCAGCGCCGATTCGCCCCGGGCCCGGTTCTACGACCAGATCTCGCGCCAGACCCGCGCCTGGTCGGCCGAGCGGCGCGGCGAGCGCTGGCATTCGGCCGATGCGCTGGCGATGGCCCAGGCCCTGCACCCCGAAGGCGCCGTCCAAGTGCTGGAGCGCCCGGTGGCGGTCGAACTGGACGGCCGGCTCACCCGGGGAACGACCGTGGTCGACTGGCTGGCCCATACCGGCCAGCCCGACAACGCCGCCATCCTGATGGCCTACGACGAAAAGCGCTTCCAGGCCCTTATCCGCGAGGCCCTGGCCGCCCGCTGA
- a CDS encoding type B 50S ribosomal protein L31, whose protein sequence is MKDGVHPDYRAVVFQDVTSDFKFLTRSTLGSKETVKWEDGNEYPLIKIEISSASHPFYTGQHKVMDTSGRIDKFKRRYTK, encoded by the coding sequence ATGAAAGACGGCGTACATCCCGATTACCGCGCTGTCGTCTTCCAGGACGTCACCTCGGATTTCAAGTTCCTGACCCGTTCCACCCTCGGCAGCAAAGAGACGGTGAAGTGGGAGGACGGCAACGAATATCCGTTGATCAAGATCGAAATCTCGTCGGCCTCGCACCCGTTCTACACCGGTCAGCACAAGGTGATGGACACCAGCGGCCGCATCGACAAGTTCAAGCGCCGCTATACCAAGTAA
- a CDS encoding TonB-dependent receptor, which yields MSLKPHILGVSLRRALIGACALPFAFSAWAQTAPAAAQQDPAARDAVTLDRIIVTAQSREQELQDVPIALQVVTDQLIDDVAAEDLGDIDSFVPGLVVNSNQPTQPSFQLRGIQTDDFGIGTDPAVGVYVDGVYAGRGGGVLLPFTDVERIEVLKGPQGTLFGRNTAAGAISIITRKPVDEFEGRARLRLGNYGKAYLEGMLNVPTGEDSAFRFNALANHSDGWVRDSVTGQDLNPEDNWATRAAFKTTFGDATHLFLSWDHEKLDQRAQVTTGIVSLPAAPGVPPLPVDETAYLDPRKIATSNDAEGSREYRRFDGVTLIVDHAFEWGSLTSTTSWRDYDSENRAVDEDGTNRRNLYVDSTNTESNHSVYQEFKFAGSTDRIDWVAGASYFQESAKQTSEVNTFTDAVDTILSNLGQAPGGLFGPISDLAGSFGIPVTLRGHRWNEAFRNTLDTKAYAVYGDVIWHVNDKFNLTLGGRFTRDEKDFTWFNSLRYAPSLDLALDQLQFLGFFDAIGLPREQFVFDVAFIDPPALLNKGIKNSASQSWNDFSPRLVADYHFDDNTMGFASLAKGYKAGGFNSLQIGSEFENEEVWNFETGIKKALPDYRLSFNASAFYYVYDNRQAVVLDMTTEIPRFVVDTSDLEAWGLDFDARWQATEGLGLDFNAEYIDSTYKEYVNPQGVDLAGEPTGTPHWSFAAGIDYLWNLGDNGDVRFVLRHAYRGKTRCNDESVSQGACGVSPALDLGEAQNLTDARIAWTSAQGRWGWAIYGNNLGDNQYINSLGTYGKTVLGTVGARITEPRTYGMEVSLKF from the coding sequence ATGTCGTTGAAACCACATATCCTGGGCGTCAGCCTGCGCCGCGCGCTGATCGGCGCCTGCGCATTGCCGTTCGCCTTCAGCGCCTGGGCGCAAACCGCACCGGCCGCGGCGCAGCAGGATCCCGCCGCGCGCGATGCCGTCACGCTGGACCGCATCATCGTCACCGCGCAGAGCCGCGAACAGGAATTGCAGGACGTGCCGATCGCGCTGCAGGTCGTCACCGACCAGCTGATCGACGACGTCGCCGCCGAAGATCTGGGCGACATCGACAGCTTCGTGCCCGGCCTGGTGGTGAACAGCAATCAGCCGACCCAACCCAGCTTCCAGCTGCGCGGCATCCAAACCGACGATTTCGGCATCGGCACCGATCCTGCCGTCGGCGTCTACGTCGACGGCGTCTATGCCGGCCGCGGCGGCGGCGTGCTGTTGCCGTTCACCGACGTCGAGCGCATCGAAGTGCTGAAAGGCCCGCAGGGCACGCTGTTCGGCCGCAACACCGCCGCCGGCGCGATCTCGATCATCACCCGCAAGCCCGTCGACGAATTCGAAGGCCGCGCCAGGCTGCGCCTGGGCAACTACGGCAAGGCCTATCTGGAAGGCATGCTCAACGTGCCTACCGGCGAGGATTCCGCGTTCCGCTTCAACGCGCTGGCCAACCATAGCGACGGCTGGGTGCGCGATTCGGTCACAGGGCAGGACCTCAATCCCGAGGACAACTGGGCCACGCGCGCGGCATTCAAGACGACGTTCGGCGATGCGACCCACTTGTTCCTCAGCTGGGATCACGAGAAGCTCGACCAGCGTGCGCAGGTGACCACGGGCATCGTTTCGCTGCCTGCGGCGCCGGGCGTGCCGCCGTTGCCGGTCGACGAAACGGCATACCTGGATCCGCGCAAGATCGCGACTTCCAACGATGCCGAAGGCAGCCGCGAATACCGCCGCTTCGACGGCGTCACGCTGATCGTCGATCACGCCTTCGAATGGGGCAGCCTGACGTCCACCACGTCCTGGCGCGATTACGATTCCGAAAACCGCGCGGTAGACGAAGACGGCACCAACCGCCGCAATCTGTACGTCGATTCGACCAATACCGAGAGCAACCACAGCGTCTACCAGGAGTTCAAGTTCGCCGGCAGCACCGATCGCATCGATTGGGTTGCCGGCGCCAGCTACTTCCAGGAAAGCGCGAAGCAGACCAGCGAAGTGAATACGTTCACCGATGCGGTCGACACCATCCTCAGCAATCTCGGACAAGCGCCTGGCGGCCTGTTCGGGCCCATATCCGACCTTGCCGGCTCCTTCGGCATTCCTGTGACGCTGCGCGGACATCGCTGGAACGAGGCATTCCGCAACACGCTGGATACCAAGGCTTACGCGGTATACGGCGACGTGATCTGGCACGTCAACGACAAGTTCAACCTGACGCTGGGCGGACGTTTCACCCGCGACGAGAAGGATTTCACCTGGTTCAACAGCTTGCGCTATGCGCCGTCGCTCGACCTCGCGCTGGATCAGTTGCAGTTCCTCGGCTTCTTCGACGCGATCGGACTCCCGCGCGAGCAGTTCGTTTTCGATGTCGCCTTCATCGATCCGCCGGCCCTGCTGAACAAGGGCATCAAGAACAGCGCTTCGCAGTCCTGGAACGACTTCAGCCCGCGCCTGGTCGCCGATTACCATTTCGACGACAACACGATGGGCTTCGCTTCGCTGGCCAAGGGCTACAAGGCCGGCGGCTTCAACTCGCTGCAGATCGGCAGCGAGTTCGAGAACGAGGAAGTGTGGAACTTCGAAACCGGCATCAAGAAAGCGCTGCCGGACTACAGGCTGTCGTTCAACGCTTCGGCGTTCTATTACGTGTACGACAACCGCCAGGCGGTGGTGCTGGACATGACCACCGAGATTCCGCGTTTCGTGGTCGACACTTCCGACCTGGAAGCCTGGGGCCTGGATTTCGATGCGCGCTGGCAGGCTACCGAAGGCCTGGGTCTGGATTTCAACGCCGAGTACATCGATTCCACCTACAAGGAATACGTCAACCCGCAGGGCGTGGACCTGGCCGGCGAGCCGACCGGCACGCCGCACTGGTCTTTCGCCGCCGGCATCGACTACTTGTGGAACCTGGGCGACAACGGCGACGTGCGGTTCGTGTTGCGCCATGCCTATCGCGGCAAGACCCGCTGCAACGACGAATCGGTGTCGCAGGGTGCCTGCGGCGTCAGCCCGGCGCTGGACCTGGGCGAGGCGCAGAACCTCACCGACGCCCGCATCGCCTGGACGTCGGCGCAGGGCCGCTGGGGTTGGGCCATCTACGGCAACAACCTGGGCGACAACCAGTACATCAATTCGCTGGGCACCTACGGCAAGACCGTGCTCGGCACCGTCGGCGCGCGCATCACCGAGCCGCGCACTTACGGCATGGAGGTCAGCCTGAAGTTCTGA
- a CDS encoding penicillin-binding protein 1A — protein sequence MSRFRRLLRWGLTASAGLILLGLLAVGTLYYVVSSKLPDSQTLRNVEMQEPLYVYARDGRLMALFGESRRYPVQISQVPDQVKQAFIAIEDARFYKHHGVDYKGIARAVWLLATTDDKRVPGGSTITQQVARQFFLSSEYSYTRKLAEMLLAIKMEQELSKDEIFELYLNKSFFGNRTYGIGAAAEYYYGKSLQQLTLDEIATLAGVPKFPSSGNPISNPERNRIRRDYILDRMVELKYIGAADAAQAKAQPMHATPHERPVEVYAPYVAEMVRQEMIARFGGDVLTKGYHVTTTIDPTMQEAADIAVRQGLRVYDHRHGWNKIEQHFDLAADEDTATIAARLRGIPAQAGLFPAIVAGTGNDGSATVVLADGSEVVLPGSAGARWPGKSPAALYKRGDVARIRRSGEKDKEEWVIDQLPRAQATLVSLEPETGALRALIGGYSFAGNKFNRATQARRQPGSSFKPFLYAAAFERGFNPASIVLDAPVVFRDRRGHMWRPQNDSGNFAGPMRLREALVQSRNLVSVRLLDAIGVDYARRYISHFGFDEAQLPPNLSMSLGTASLAPLDVARGYSVFANGGFQIKAWFIDEVKDRAGQVIFKEKPPTACHSCGQRVGQERAASNIVDGFDLSPVAAKPAEKPAKSGKGDDKQPDAIPVAADPNAVLAPRAIDERVAYQLVSMMRDVVQRGTGTAAKVLKREDIGGKTGSTNDHRDAWFSGFGGNLVTTVWVGRDDFRSLGYREYGGKAALPIWIDYMRVALKDVPIARNDPPEGMIKVSVGANGTLLPEGSGGIVEYVKVEDLERMETYTNYDAEQAPDEAAFDIF from the coding sequence ATGTCCCGTTTTCGACGTTTGCTGCGCTGGGGACTGACCGCCTCCGCCGGCCTGATCCTGCTCGGCCTGCTGGCCGTCGGCACCCTCTATTACGTGGTCTCCTCCAAGCTTCCCGATTCGCAGACCCTGCGCAACGTGGAAATGCAGGAACCGCTGTACGTGTACGCCCGCGACGGCCGCCTGATGGCGCTGTTCGGCGAAAGCCGCCGCTACCCGGTGCAGATATCGCAAGTTCCGGACCAGGTGAAGCAGGCCTTCATCGCGATCGAGGACGCGCGCTTCTACAAGCATCACGGCGTGGACTACAAAGGCATCGCGCGCGCGGTATGGCTGCTGGCGACCACGGACGACAAGCGCGTCCCCGGAGGATCCACCATCACCCAGCAGGTCGCGCGCCAGTTCTTCCTCAGCTCGGAATACAGCTACACCCGCAAGCTGGCGGAGATGCTGCTGGCGATCAAGATGGAACAGGAGCTGAGCAAGGACGAGATCTTCGAGCTCTACCTCAACAAGAGCTTCTTCGGCAACCGCACCTACGGCATCGGCGCCGCGGCCGAGTACTACTACGGCAAGTCGCTGCAGCAGCTGACCCTGGACGAGATCGCCACGCTGGCCGGCGTGCCCAAGTTCCCCTCCAGCGGCAATCCGATCAGCAACCCGGAGCGCAACCGCATCCGCCGCGACTACATCCTCGATCGCATGGTCGAGCTGAAATACATCGGCGCCGCCGACGCTGCGCAGGCCAAGGCGCAGCCCATGCACGCCACGCCGCACGAGCGTCCGGTCGAGGTCTACGCGCCGTACGTAGCCGAAATGGTGCGGCAAGAGATGATCGCCCGCTTCGGCGGCGACGTGCTCACCAAGGGCTACCACGTCACCACCACGATCGACCCGACGATGCAGGAAGCCGCCGACATCGCGGTGCGCCAGGGCCTGCGTGTGTACGACCATCGCCACGGCTGGAACAAGATCGAACAGCATTTCGACCTGGCCGCGGACGAAGACACCGCTACGATCGCAGCGCGCCTGCGCGGCATTCCGGCGCAGGCCGGCCTGTTCCCCGCGATCGTCGCCGGCACCGGCAACGACGGCAGCGCTACCGTGGTCCTGGCCGACGGCAGCGAAGTGGTGTTGCCCGGGTCCGCCGGCGCGCGTTGGCCGGGCAAGAGTCCGGCGGCGCTATACAAGCGCGGCGACGTGGCCCGCATCCGCCGAAGCGGCGAGAAAGACAAAGAAGAGTGGGTGATCGACCAACTGCCGCGAGCACAGGCGACACTGGTGTCGCTGGAACCTGAAACCGGCGCGCTGCGCGCATTGATCGGCGGCTACAGCTTCGCCGGCAACAAGTTCAACCGCGCCACGCAAGCGCGGCGCCAGCCGGGCTCCAGCTTCAAGCCCTTCCTTTACGCCGCCGCCTTCGAGCGCGGCTTCAATCCGGCCTCGATCGTGCTGGATGCGCCGGTCGTGTTCCGCGACCGCCGCGGCCATATGTGGCGTCCGCAGAACGACAGCGGCAACTTCGCCGGTCCGATGCGCTTGCGCGAGGCGCTGGTGCAATCGCGCAATTTGGTCTCCGTGCGTCTGCTCGACGCGATCGGCGTCGACTACGCGCGCCGCTACATCAGCCACTTCGGTTTCGACGAAGCGCAGCTGCCGCCCAACCTGTCGATGTCGCTGGGCACCGCGTCGCTGGCGCCGCTGGATGTCGCGCGCGGCTATTCTGTGTTCGCCAATGGCGGCTTCCAGATCAAAGCTTGGTTCATCGACGAAGTGAAGGACCGCGCAGGCCAGGTGATCTTCAAGGAGAAGCCGCCGACCGCCTGCCACAGCTGCGGCCAGCGCGTCGGGCAGGAACGCGCGGCGTCCAATATCGTCGATGGTTTCGACCTGAGCCCTGTGGCCGCCAAACCTGCCGAAAAACCCGCCAAATCGGGCAAGGGCGACGACAAGCAGCCCGACGCGATCCCGGTCGCCGCCGATCCCAACGCCGTGTTGGCGCCGCGCGCGATCGACGAGCGCGTCGCCTATCAGCTGGTGTCGATGATGCGCGATGTGGTCCAGCGCGGCACCGGCACCGCAGCCAAGGTGCTCAAGCGCGAGGACATCGGCGGCAAGACCGGCTCCACCAACGACCACCGCGACGCCTGGTTCTCGGGCTTCGGCGGCAACCTGGTGACCACGGTCTGGGTGGGCCGCGACGACTTCCGCTCGCTCGGCTACCGCGAATACGGCGGCAAGGCCGCGCTGCCGATCTGGATCGACTACATGCGCGTGGCGCTGAAGGACGTGCCGATCGCCCGCAACGATCCGCCCGAAGGGATGATCAAGGTATCGGTGGGCGCGAACGGCACCCTGCTGCCGGAAGGCAGCGGCGGCATCGTCGAATACGTGAAGGTCGAGGATCTGGAACGGATGGAGACCTACACCAACTACGATGCCGAACAGGCGCCGGACGAGGCCGCGTTCGACATCTTCTGA
- a CDS encoding type IV pilus assembly protein PilM, with translation MGLVSKSQSPLIGVDISSTAVKLLQLSRSGDRYRVEHYAVEPLPPNAVVEKNLVEVEAVAEAIRRAVNRSGSKAKHAAAAVAGSSVITKIIPMPAGLEEDDLEAQVELEAVNYIPYPIEEVNLDFEVLGPMPNSPDMVQVLLVASRSENVETRQSALELGGLSARVMDVEAFAIENAFALMATHLNTPRDGIVALVDVGASMTTLNVLRNGRSLYTREQVFGGKQLTDEVMRRYGLSYEEAGLAKRQGGLPESYEVEVLEPFKEAMVQQVSRLLQFFYAGSEYNRVDQIVLAGGCASVPGVSELLEEQLGVPSVVANPLAHMTLGPRVQAHALAQDAPALMIACGLALRSFD, from the coding sequence GTGGGTCTCGTCTCAAAATCTCAGTCGCCGTTGATCGGCGTCGATATCAGCTCGACTGCGGTCAAGCTCCTGCAGCTATCGCGCTCGGGGGACCGCTACCGCGTGGAGCATTACGCGGTGGAGCCGCTGCCGCCCAATGCGGTCGTCGAAAAGAACCTGGTCGAGGTGGAAGCCGTGGCCGAGGCCATCCGGCGCGCCGTCAATCGCTCGGGCAGCAAGGCCAAGCATGCGGCGGCCGCGGTAGCGGGCTCGTCGGTGATCACCAAGATCATCCCGATGCCGGCCGGCCTGGAAGAGGACGACCTCGAAGCTCAGGTCGAACTCGAAGCCGTCAACTACATCCCGTACCCGATCGAGGAAGTGAACCTCGACTTCGAGGTGCTCGGGCCGATGCCCAACAGCCCGGACATGGTGCAGGTGCTGCTGGTGGCGTCGCGCTCGGAGAACGTCGAAACCCGGCAGTCGGCGCTGGAACTGGGCGGCTTGTCGGCGCGGGTCATGGACGTGGAGGCTTTCGCCATCGAAAACGCCTTCGCGCTGATGGCCACGCATCTGAACACGCCGCGCGACGGCATCGTCGCCCTGGTCGACGTCGGCGCCTCCATGACCACGCTCAACGTGTTGCGCAACGGCCGCAGCCTGTACACCCGCGAACAAGTGTTCGGCGGCAAGCAGCTGACCGACGAGGTGATGCGCCGTTACGGCCTGAGCTATGAGGAAGCGGGCCTGGCCAAGCGCCAAGGCGGCTTGCCGGAAAGCTACGAGGTCGAGGTGCTCGAGCCGTTCAAGGAAGCGATGGTGCAGCAGGTCAGCCGCCTGTTGCAGTTCTTCTATGCCGGCAGCGAATACAACCGCGTCGACCAGATCGTGCTGGCCGGCGGTTGCGCCTCGGTACCGGGCGTGTCCGAACTGCTCGAAGAACAACTGGGCGTGCCTTCGGTCGTCGCCAATCCGCTGGCCCACATGACGTTGGGTCCCCGCGTACAGGCCCATGCGCTGGCGCAGGACGCCCCCGCGCTGATGATTGCGTGCGGGCTGGCGCTGAGGAGCTTCGACTGA
- the recG gene encoding ATP-dependent DNA helicase RecG — MPVSRSDAAVDPAHLTLGSLPGVGARVAEKLAARGLLTLQDLWMQLPRRYEDRTSITPIRALQAGVAAQVEGRVEAVERGFRYKPMLRVAVGDDSQSTLVLRFFHFRAAQVAQFRPGARIRCYGTPRAGQHGLEIVHPSYRLLDDEDATELGERLDPVYPTIEGIGPATLRKLIGQALDRLPDEEALELLPQPLRASLKLPSLKQALLTAHRPPREADLAALSAGTHPAQQRLALEELLAHHLSLRRQRIALQQQRAAALKKGDALATRLRDSLPFALTGAQQRVFEQIRADLARPVPMLRLVQGDVGSGKTVVAAMAALLAIEAGKQAALMAPTELLAEQHLANLRGWLEPLGVRVAWLAGKVTGKARASVMNAVANGEAQVVVGTHALMQENVVFHDLALAIVDEQHRFGVHQRLALRDKGAGGDAVPHQLVMTATPIPRTLAMAAYADLDVSAIDELPPGRTPVQTVVLSAERRPELIERIRGACAEGRQAYWVCTLIDDSDEVVAQAAQSTYENLSASLPQLRIGLVHGRMKANDKQATMRAFKEGAIDLLVATTVIEVGVDVPNASLMIVENAERLGLAQLHQLRGRVGRGSAASSCVLLYQSPLSMMAKQRLETMRQTNDGFVIAEKDLELRGPGELLGVRQTGLAAFRVADLARDAALLPRVREIADALLAESPDAADRIVQRWVGGAARYASA; from the coding sequence ATGCCGGTTTCCCGATCCGACGCCGCCGTCGATCCCGCACACCTTACGCTAGGCAGTTTGCCCGGCGTCGGCGCGCGCGTCGCCGAAAAGCTGGCGGCGCGCGGGCTGCTGACGCTGCAGGACCTGTGGATGCAGCTGCCGCGGCGCTACGAGGACCGCACGTCGATCACGCCGATCCGCGCACTGCAGGCCGGCGTCGCGGCGCAGGTGGAAGGCCGCGTCGAGGCGGTCGAGCGCGGTTTCCGCTACAAGCCGATGCTGCGCGTGGCGGTAGGCGACGATTCGCAATCCACCCTGGTGCTGCGCTTCTTCCATTTCCGCGCCGCCCAGGTCGCGCAGTTCCGCCCCGGCGCGCGGATCCGCTGTTACGGCACGCCGCGCGCGGGACAGCACGGGCTGGAGATCGTGCATCCGAGCTATCGCTTGCTCGACGACGAAGACGCCACCGAGCTCGGCGAACGGCTCGATCCGGTCTATCCCACCATCGAAGGTATCGGCCCGGCGACGCTGCGCAAACTGATCGGCCAGGCCTTGGACAGGCTGCCCGACGAAGAAGCCTTGGAACTGCTGCCGCAGCCGCTGCGCGCCAGCCTGAAACTGCCATCGTTGAAGCAAGCCTTGCTGACGGCGCATCGGCCGCCGCGCGAGGCCGATCTCGCGGCCTTGTCGGCCGGCACGCATCCGGCGCAGCAGCGGCTGGCGCTGGAGGAATTGCTGGCGCACCACCTGAGCCTGCGCCGGCAGCGCATCGCCTTGCAGCAGCAGCGCGCGGCGGCGTTGAAGAAAGGCGACGCGCTCGCAACGCGGCTGCGCGACTCCCTGCCGTTCGCGCTCACCGGCGCGCAGCAGCGCGTGTTCGAACAGATCCGCGCCGACCTCGCCCGGCCGGTGCCGATGCTGCGGCTGGTGCAGGGCGATGTCGGCAGCGGCAAGACGGTGGTGGCGGCGATGGCGGCATTGCTTGCGATAGAGGCGGGCAAGCAAGCCGCGTTGATGGCGCCGACCGAACTGCTGGCCGAACAGCACCTGGCCAACCTGCGCGGCTGGCTGGAGCCGCTCGGCGTGCGCGTGGCCTGGCTCGCCGGCAAAGTGACTGGCAAAGCGCGCGCCAGCGTCATGAACGCGGTCGCGAACGGCGAGGCGCAGGTGGTCGTCGGCACGCACGCCTTGATGCAGGAAAACGTGGTCTTCCACGATTTGGCATTGGCCATCGTCGACGAACAGCACCGCTTCGGCGTGCACCAGCGCCTGGCGCTGCGCGACAAGGGCGCCGGCGGCGACGCGGTGCCGCACCAACTGGTGATGACCGCCACGCCGATCCCGCGCACGCTGGCGATGGCCGCTTACGCCGATCTGGACGTGTCCGCGATCGACGAGCTGCCGCCCGGCCGTACGCCGGTCCAGACCGTGGTGCTGAGCGCCGAACGCCGCCCCGAATTGATCGAGCGCATCCGCGGCGCCTGCGCCGAGGGGCGGCAGGCGTATTGGGTGTGCACGCTGATCGACGACAGCGATGAGGTAGTCGCGCAGGCGGCGCAGAGCACTTATGAAAACCTGTCCGCGTCGCTGCCGCAATTGCGCATCGGCCTGGTCCACGGGCGGATGAAGGCCAACGACAAGCAGGCGACGATGCGCGCGTTCAAGGAGGGCGCGATCGACCTGCTGGTGGCGACCACGGTGATCGAGGTCGGTGTGGATGTGCCCAATGCGTCGCTGATGATCGTCGAGAACGCCGAACGCCTGGGCTTGGCGCAGTTGCACCAGCTGCGCGGGCGGGTAGGGCGCGGCAGCGCGGCGTCGAGCTGCGTGCTGCTGTACCAGTCGCCGTTGTCGATGATGGCCAAGCAGCGGCTGGAAACGATGCGCCAGACCAACGACGGTTTCGTCATCGCCGAAAAAGACCTGGAATTGCGCGGTCCCGGCGAATTGCTCGGCGTGCGCCAGACGGGTTTGGCCGCCTTCCGCGTCGCCGATCTGGCGCGCGATGCGGCGCTGCTGCCGCGGGTGCGCGAGATCGCAGATGCGCTGCTGGCCGAGTCGCCGGACGCCGCCGATCGGATCGTGCAACGCTGGGTAGGCGGCGCGGCGCGATACGCGTCGGCTTAG